One region of Culex pipiens pallens isolate TS chromosome 2, TS_CPP_V2, whole genome shotgun sequence genomic DNA includes:
- the LOC120414947 gene encoding serendipity locus protein delta-like, translating into MNPPLVYIPDGNPSSTQINLPDGPMLVEAVDPPYCALCLRERPPGGQFYHYSSAGANAVEFQQTMQSVAGVELNVEDDFDICTPCWKMIQLMVDFRLCCCKAQDWIGRGHGGRGIKASDEWFYEETGLIIENLRSSIREHVLVIEGEELSGEDQMQVETISEEEDESLVDQVDVSEGLITQISVGDFKIEVFDDVDQEVVESTASLVDINRCETCNRCFASKQDLDVHIQICKPQSETNNGQSNAGQWQICSLCNAKLANKRTLRSHMNSVHGEKKHHCEYCGSKFARAYDLKKHCRSLHSAELANNPNTDTQDKATTPSYDPNPTANESDKQIYNCNICAKPFTKLYKLVRHYRIAHATDQEAGSSPAPPPPPPRKKSNEEGSPKPTHQCFTCHKRFAKYSTLKQHVQQWHAHLLLGNAADGIL; encoded by the exons ATGAACCCACCCCTTGTATACATTCCGGACGGAAACCCGTCGTCAACCCAGATTAACCTTCCAGATGGCCCGATGCTGGTCGAAGCAGTCGACCCGCCGTACTGTGCCCTCTGCCTGCGCGAACGCCCACCGGGTGGCCAGTTCTACCATTACAGCAGTGCAGGCGCCAACGCAGTGGAGTTCCAACAAACGATGCAGAGCGTTGCCGGCGTTGAGTTGAACGTGGAGGACGACTTTGATATCTGCACGCCCTGCTGGAAGATGATCCAGCTGATGGTGGACTTTAGACTGTGCTGCTGCAAGGCCCAGGACTGGATTGGGCGGGGGCATGGAGGTCGAGGGATAAAGGCCAGCGATGAATGGTTCTACGAAGAGACTGGTCTGATTATCGAGAATCTGCGATCGAGCATCCGGGAGCATGTGCTGGTGATTGAGGGGGAGGAACTTAGTGGTGAGGATCAGATGCAAGTGGAGACGATTTCGGAGGAGGAAGATGAATCGCTGGTTGATCAAGTTGATGTAAGCGAAGGGTTGATTACGCAGATATCTGTTGGAGACTTCAAGATCGAGGTGTTTGACGATGTCGATCAGGAAGTAGTGGAATCAACTGCAAGTCTTGTGGACATAAATAGATGCGAGACATGCAATCGTTGTTTCGCCAGCAAACAAGACTTGGATGTTCACATTCAGATTTGCAAACCTCAATCAGAGACAAACAATGGACAATCAAATGCGGGACAATGGCAGATTTGTTCGTTGTGTAACGCTAAGCTAGCCAACAAGCGAACCCTCAGGAGTCACATGAACAGTGTTCACGGAGAGAAAAAGCACCACTGCGAGTACTGTGGAAGCAAATTTGCGCGGgc ATATGACCTGAAGAAACATTGCCGATCGCTGCATTCTGCAGAGCTTGCGAACAATCCGAACACGGATACCCAAGATAAAGCTACAACGCCATCATACGATCCTAACCCAACGGCCAACGAATCGGACAAGCAAATCTACAATTGCAACATTTGTGCAAAACCATTCACAAAACT TTACAAGCTCGTGCGCCATTACCGGATAGCGCACGCTACGGATCAAGAAGCCGGATCATCTCCtgcacctcctcctcctcccccaCGGAAAAAGAGTAACGAGGAAGGTAGCCCCAAACCAACGCACCAGTGCTTTACCTGCCACAAGCGCTTTGCAAAGTACTCCACGCTGAAGCAGCACGTGCAGCAGTGGCACGCGCATCTACTGTTGGGGAACGCGGCCGACGGAATTTTGTAG
- the LOC120414946 gene encoding zinc finger protein 761-like → MDNSTFCALCLRRSPSDGSFFGYNIGTNSKFRNTMNAVLGVQLELDDFYTCKSCLKLVQLLQDFRACCLEANVKLKQFGQGVKSDDKWLAGRTAQVIENVRVAVATHAELIRNLSVAVKVEAVDQVEESDASLDEFPSQYIDVKIEASDGEAEPEYLDFTQEMVSDMVEGEILIEEDDDDEIDFSTWIRSSDEAEGSVDTNDFPFEISECSKCNRRFDSVQGMKTHFVQCRGEDDAVHFKHKCPICSVSFRYPALLKTHMNKHDGNAPYKCRKRCNRSFVGNVNRYIHEMQCAKEPQKCPICNYDLRSKRALADHMIAVHGEAKHACGECGMRFRRGSWLTQHRVKLHGASILKTAQNQPVASCSAKPVVTTAESDSQFKCDECGKTFTHRPLMQYHKRRMHPVQN, encoded by the exons ATGGACAACTCGACCTTCTGCGCCCTGTGTCTTCGCCGGAGCCCTTCAGATGGCAGCTTTTTCGGGTACAACATCGGGACCAACTCCAAGTTTCGCAATACAATGAATGCCGTTCTCGGCGTTCAGCTTGAACTGGATGATTTCTACACGTGCAAGTCATGCCTCAAGTTGGTCCAGTTGCTGCAGGACTTTAGGGCGTGCTGTTTGGAGGCCAACGTGAAGCTGAAGCAGTTCGGACAGGGAGTTAAAAGCGACGACAAGTGGCTCGCCGGACGGACCGCCCAGGTGATTGAGAATGTCCGCGTTGCCGTGGCGACTCACGCGGAGCTGATCAGGAACCTGTCGGTGGCTGTCAAGGTGGAGGCTGTTGATCAAGTGGAGGAGTCTGATGCAAGCTTGGATGAATTTCCCTCGCAATACATCGATGTTAAAATCGAAGCATCGGATGGAGAGGCCGAACCGGAATATCTGGATTTTACGCAGGAAATGGTCTCCGACATGGTTGAAGGTGAAATTCTGATCGAGGAGGATGACGACGACGAAATAGACTTCAGTACTTGGATTAGATCATCCGACGAAGCTGAGGGCTCGGTTGATACGAATGATTTTCCGTTCGAAATCTCCGAGTGCAGCAAGTGCAACCGGAGATTCGACAGCGTGCAAGGGATGAAAACGCACTTTGTTCAGTGCAGAGGAGAGGACGATGCAGTTCACTTTAAACACAAGTGCCCTATTTGCTCTGTTTCGTTCAGATATCCTGCCCTGCTTAAAACTCACATGAACAAACATGACG GCAACGCCCCGTACAAATGCCGCAAACGGTGCAACCGGAGCTTCGTCGGAAACGTCAACCGGTACATCCACGAGATGCAGTGCGCCAAGGAACCGCAAAAGTGTCCCATATGCAACTACGATCTGAGGAGTAAGCGAGCCCTGGCGGACCACATGATAGCGGTCCACGGAGAGGCCAAACATGCCTGCGGCGAGTGTGGAATGCGGTTTCGGCGGGGGTCTTGGTTGACGCAGCATCGTGTTAAGCTTCACGGTGCATCAATCCTCAAAACGGCACAGAACCAGCCGGTGGCAAGTTGTTCCGCGAAGCCGGTGGTTACCACCGCGGAATCCGACTCGCAGTTCAAGTGTGACGAATGCGGGAAAACTTTCACGCACCGACCGTTGATGCAGTACCATAAGCGGCGAATGCATCCGGTGCAGAATTGA